Proteins encoded together in one Pectinophora gossypiella chromosome 20, ilPecGoss1.1, whole genome shotgun sequence window:
- the LOC126376185 gene encoding uncharacterized protein LOC126376185 isoform X3, whose product MERDEVDDTGFANVSGSDNQALNPTILEYYKKFGRKRDLEQYFSLSTAQGEVKDPTSLFWRRMKSQTDSSDSGEKSRESSLEVCRISIRCSAPDTDAPSSQDENPKTKSDTESPPIIIEEVPPDTTRHTDDEYAKSDDNNSQKSLDAVLDTSMIKALSPSSSITSQRKLEWDSLADVGYANESDKKTSASSLSTLERLALKQQYSNNDSKEENLMGNPTAHSTPVDDNDKPKGKRGSKTTKIYRRDVEFVEFNMPHSSNANLSQSINVNLTKHISFNVEKDGGVSVENVKKDVSVSPEKASTESKVTDVKMDKQIQTSLIKTKDESIEAPKSFQLYGQAVPVLINLNTLKKRIRKKKVRTVKKKVRTKKKYNLDKENLPVHEKSGEQVSEAESFEYMPGHIYNQNQLNQQPAQTSQAAGNKSSLESSGAVTTDSSKGSKLSFTRDLEKSIKLLKTALHKRYNDSELKDKLIKEVVERLLKSSYRDDETTTDFLSGLSYSSKKLGLGESHTTTSTSDANNTAEKNKRPKKSILRVDKFNPNAIASTSQSAPNIPSVSNSEKLVASRLAKALTSSNTESDVSSKDKSSPDTAFAKTSSEELYQKYLDALRRENAYKKHLRDKELFLKQKLVSSDTAFNIPVCLDPKSQSRIKELMNDLTRNNYDDGSGDASKLEGGLGSNLDLRYGVPRNQRSHSVFTLSSSGNSDPNRKSNLKKSEMKDSPKAGHSREVKEEKHYCCCPHHNKMGVTDSSVQVNIKCGSEKTSPRQEIEPKPCRCGQTCCQSSPRPITRIVSDNSTGDIKYVCLCNNNVAEKDSSENVMIYKCSRLTNKGIQSQCAPALQPDKCPARSRNKCDHTNFAKFSKCSQTNLKVCTAPIDEDKETVCIHEAVRIIQTDISIDPKISDPILSDIKIVKPCDCVKLVRERYRQVSKSSIASDANVQPDYNALTSCPCSEASVATPSTSSSCSKTKGERLRDNRAGPIIKETVDAEIQSTVDIPTADAQTVEDNYTIPIQGTNIVLKVSVGPNAVRVLETLENVDSGANMNPVEHNIVSVLKRNNNAVATDAINTAENATCLTEECSKGVQSQNDDIFSQFDTKQSLLRALFTSDEYPNLQSTSAVNSRRPLLRAKTSTCIVTTAQKDFSTVPSQQQKSMETMTERSNTYPKSQQHVQFDRQELAPGMIQQIPMGVFRFQGPEGVTYDKLYMKDRDSEPKRNRNTENQTQSISCNVGTSQSDIDEITEPVKRKPVDDNEKDQCGISRGVSCGESSYDFYLNLAAQDSKISKCCCPQDSLCQCERGDVSVCRNQKSVCTGPETPLQTIEERYYSEDASEPHASKASLNPYEDSNKKTVLCGPDSSPSTSAFVEAYSLNKGKEIRDQGCGCDISGPCKGECGEDAVCRQRDLDVYKGDASGNQRAGVEIYFANEYPDRAAPKDLYYLKDSARKQTSCGCSTSGPCKGECGEDAACRKRKVESSHDSLDRPINYRDSELAALKDGYYSKESARKQTSCGCSTSGPCKGECGEDAACRKRKVEGCHDSLNHPNYRDSEFAALRDAYHSKESARKQTSCGCSTSGPCKGECGEDAACRKRKIEGSHVSLDRPIDYRDSAERVYHTNEGADTGSDSLHRQPVNEGNRYANTYPYSTKTGHFPDDDKETKQEDSHNPSHLPFVYCDSDKAKDHAIKSSRSQNLQQNIIGDHKSKYTVTEKKESAYIETQVKGKGDEKKPKPTKEKSENSKDLIMNVIQDITNRYSKKYTEKTQRKKCFKEIISLLSYLLDTEDSTDTETIREIKNMITASSSSELDFACHLKKDKTETEDTVSEYENKRRPKSPTHRSKSPKSRPTSPTRSKPSKSRPTSPTSECAKPPKSRGSSPSCAKPPKSRSTSPKSRPKSPTTKEMKSVGTSNDAEDVFMTSSNSYYHETKRLVHKGIQISTKKSKSSKFYTESSDVPKSTDITYTSSDSATCKVLNKIRKECEKYHQKRCKAHNNATKKCECTSTTSLSCDQCKRVHHCICRTHKCKGHRPKSVSEKPKKKCVAYNLIIQTSESMISEETKLDKNLRPLKNIIVKVPPKRRPLDDVPHKLLSSPRASVKGQRSRSLPNENYVSSTDDGTKTQVFTVRDYLEKNRPDFVDQTMQRQNCLKILSEARANERAIQRELLSMQVQMDGEPSMKSLSESDLRKLARKLGLELRHRQVPPKFISEHDMKKHSEKIYKKLPEVLKKKEDLKKENIKKTNLLMASIFKKNLQKKVLHGSVNLSNYSTVIKI is encoded by the exons ATGGAAAGAGATGAGGTGGATGACACGGGTTTCGCTAATGTTTCTGGGAGTGACAATCAAGCGTTGAACCCAACAATTCTCGAATATTATAAGAAGTTTGGAAGGAAGAGAGATTTGGAACAGTATTTTTCTTTATCGACGGCACAGGGTGAGGTTAAGGATCCTACGAGCTTGTTTTGGAGAAGAATGAAGTCGCAGACTGATTCTTCGGACTCTGGTGAGAAATCCAGGGAATCTTCCTTGGAAGTGTGTAGAATTTCGATTCGATGTTCTGCACCGGACACTGACGCACCTAGTTCACAG GATGAGAATCCAAAAACAAAAAGTGACACGGAATCACCGCCAATCATCATAGAAGAAGTTCCACCGGACACTACCAGACATACAGATGACGAATATGCAAAGTCTGATGACAATAATTCTCAGAAAT CACTTGATGCCGTGCTCGACACGTCAATGATAAAGGCGCTGTCACCATCAAGCAGCATCACATCTCAGAGGAAACTTGAATGGGATTCATTAGCAGATGTTGGTTACGCTAATGAAAGTGACAAGAAGACTTCAGCATCCAGCTTGAGCACATTAGAAAGGCTGGCATTGAAACAACAATATTCCAACAATGATTCCAAAGAAGAAAATCTTATGGGAAACCCTACAGCACACTCCACGCCtgttgatgataatgataaaccCAAAGGCAAAAGAGGCTCTAAAACTACAAAAATATATCGACGGGATGTGGAATTCGTCGAATTTAACATGCCACACAGTTCAAATGCGAATCTATCACAGTCAATTAATGTCAATTTAACTAAGCATATTTCTTTTAACGTGGAAAAAGATGGCGGCGTGTCAGTCGAAAATGTGAAGAAAGATGTTTCTGTGTCGCCTGAGAAAGCATCTACAGAATCAAAGGTGACTGATGTAAAAATGGACAAACAAATACAAACTTCACTGATCAAAACTAAGGATGAATCTATTGAAGCTCCTAAATCATTCCAACTTTATGGCCAAGCAGTACCTGTATTGATAAATTTGAATACACTTAAAAAGAGAATTAGGAAGAAAAAGGTGAGGACTGTAAAGAAGAAAGTTAGAACTAAAAAGAAGTATAATCTTGATAAAGAGAATTTGCCTGTCCATGAAAAGAGTGGAGAGCAAGTTTCTGAAGCTGAGAGCTTTGAATATATGCCTGGACATATTTATAATCAAAACCAATTGAATCAGCAACCAGCACAGACAAGCCAAGCTGCTGGCAACAAGTCTAGCTTAGAGTCTAGTGGTGCTGTCACAACAGATTCAAGTAAGGGATCAAAGCTCTCTTTTACTAGAGACTTAGAGAAAAGCATCAAATTACTTAAAACTGCTTTACATAAACGCTACAATGATTCGGAATTGAAAGACAAATTGATCAAAGAAGTAGTGGAAAGGTTATTGAAATCAAGTTATAGAGATGACGAAACAACAACAGATTTTTTATCTGGTTTGAGTTATAGCAGTAAGAAGCTGGGATTGGGAGAGAGTCATACTACTACAAGCACTTCCGACGCAAACAATACCGCGGAAAAAAACAAGCGACCAAAGAAATCTATTTTGAGGGTTGATAAGTTCAATCCTAATGCTATTGCGTCTACATCGCAAAGCGCTCCCAATATACCATCTGTATCTAACAGTGAGAAACTTGTGGCTTCTCGCCTTGCTAAAGCGTTGACTTCATCTAACACTGAATCTGATGTTTCTAGTAAAGACAAATCTTCACCTGATACTGCATTTGCTAAGACTTCTTCAGAAGAATTGTACCAGAAATATTTAGACGCTTTAAGGAGAGAGAATGCTTACAAGAAACATTTGAGAGACAAAGAGCTGTTTTTGAAGCAGAAATTAGTTAGTTCAGACACAGCTTTCAACATTCCGGTGTGCCTTGACCCTAAAAGTCAATCTAGGATTAAAGAATTGATGAATGACCTGACCAGAAACAATTATGATGATGGTTCTGGAGATGCCAGTAAACTAGAAGGTGGTTTAGGATCGAATTTGGACCTTCGATATGGTGTCCCAAGGAATCAGAGAAGTCATTCAGTTTTTACTCTTTCTTCTTCAGGAAATTCTGATCCTAATAGAAAatctaacttaaaaaaaagtgaaatgaaAGATTCGCCTAAAGCGGGTCACAGTAGAGAAGTTAAAGAGGAAAAACATTATTGCTGTTGTCCTCATCATAATAAAATGGGCGTTACAGACAGTTCTGTGCAGGTAAATATAAAGTGTGGAAGCGAGAAAACTTCACCAAGACAAGAGATAGAACCTAAGCCGTGCAGATGTGGCCAGACATGCTGTCAGTCATCCCCGAGGCCTATAACTCGTATAGTGTCTGACAACAGCACAGGCGATATAAAATATGTGTGCTTGTGCAATAATAATGTTGCAGAAAAAGACTCGTCTGAAAATGTTATGATTTACAAGTGTTCCCGTTTGACTAACAAGGGTATTCAGTCTCAATGTGCTCCAGCTCTGCAGCCAGACAAATGCCCAGCAAGATCACGAAATAAATGTGACCACACGAACTTTGCTAAATTTTCAAAATGTTCTCAAACTAATTTAAAAGTGTGCACTGCACCAATCGACGAAGATAAAGAAACAGTTTGCATTCACGAAGCTGTAAGAATCATCCAGACTGATATTAGTATTGACCCTAAAATCTCTGATCCAATTCTATCTGATATCAAAATTGTTAAACCGTGTGACTGTGTGAAGTTAGTTCGAGAACGGTATAGACAAGTATCAAAATCCAGCATTGCAAGTGACGCTAACGTGCAACCTGACTATAATGCTCTCACAAGTTGTCCTTGTAGCGAAGCCTCTGTGGCTACGCCTAGTACTTCTAGCTCTTGTAGTAAAACAAAGGGCGAAAGATTGAGAGACAACAGGGCAGGGCCTATTATAAAAGAGACAGTCGATGCAGAGATTCAATCTACCGTAGATATACCTACGGCTGACGCTCAAACCGTTGAAGATAATTATACAATACCCATACAAGGTACAAATATCGTACTTAAGGTTAGCGTAGGCCCGAATGCAGTCAGAGTCCTCGAAACCTTAGAAAACGTGGATTCTGGGGCCAATATGAACCCAGTTGAACACAATATTGTTAGTGTCTTAAAAAGGAATAACAATGCAGTCGCAACTGATGCTATTAATACTGCTGAGAATGCTACTTGTTTGACCGAGGAATGTTCTAAAGGCGTTCAGTCCCAAaatgatgatattttttctcaattcgataCTAAACAGAGTTTGTTGAGAGCTTTATTTACTAGTGACGAATATCCAAATCTTCAGAGTACATCAGCAGTAAACAGTCGTAGGCCGCTACTGAGGGCAAAGACGTCTACATGCATTGTTACTACCGCACAAAAAGATTTCTCTACCGTACCGTCACAACAACAGAAGTCGATGGAAACTATGACAGAAAGAAGTAATACATATCCTAAAAGTCAACAACACGTCCAATTTGATAGACAGGAATTGGCTCCAGGTATGATCCAACAAATACCCATGGGAGTTTTTAGATTTCAAGGCCCGGAAGGCGTAACATACgataaattatatatgaaaGACAGAGATTCTGAGCCTAAACGAAACAGAAACACGGAAAACCAAACACAATCTATTAGCTGTAATGTTGGTACTAGTCAAAGTGATATCGATGAGATTACGGAACCTGTAAAACGAAAACCTGTTGATGATAATGAGAAGGATCAATGTGGAATTTCTCGAGGAGTCTCTTGTGGAGAATCATCATACGACTTTTATCTTAATTTAGCGGCGCAAGATTCAAAGATAAGCAAATGTTGTTGTCCTCAAGATAGCCTTTGTCAGTGCGAACGTGGGGATGTTTCTGTGTGTAGGAACCAAAAATCTGTTTGTACCGGACCTGAAACACCCCTTCAAACAATCGAGGAACGATATTATTCTGAAGATGCTTCTGAGCCTCATGCTTCGAAAGCTAGTTTGAACCCGTATGAAgatagtaataaaaaaacagttcTTTGTGGACCAGACTCGTCGCCTTCAACATCAGCTTTTGTAGAAGCTTATTCTTTAAACAAAGGCAAGGAAATTCGTGATCAGGGATGTGGATGTGATATAAGTGGTCCTTGTAAAGGAGAATGCGGGGAGGATGCTGTATGTAGACAACGTGATTTGGATGTTTATAAAGGTGATGCATCAGGCAATCAGCGTGCTGGCGTTGAGATATATTTTGCAAATGAATATCCCGATCGCGCTGCTCCGAAAGATCTTTACTATCTAAAAGACAGCGCTCGTAAACAAACCTCTTGTGGTTGTTCCACAAGTGGCCCTTGTAAAGGCGAATGTGGAGAGGACGCAGCATGTAGAAAACGAAAAGTGGAAAGCTCCCATGATTCATTGGATCGTCCTATTAATTACCGAGACTCCGAACTCGCTGCTCTAAAAGATGGTTACTACTCAAAAGAAAGCGCTCGTAAGCAAACCTCTTGTGGTTGTTCTACAAGCGGCCCTTGCAAAGGCGAATGTGGAGAGGACGCAGCATGTAGAAAACGAAAAGTGGAAGGCTGCCATGATTCTTTGAATCATCCTAACTACCGAGATTCCGAATTTGCTGCTCTGAGAGATGCTTACCACTCGAAAGAAAGCGCTCGTAAGCAAACTTCTTGTGGTTGTTCCACAAGTGGCCCTTGCAAAG GTGAATGTGGAGAGGACGCAGCATGTAGAAAACGAAAAATAGAAGGCTCCCATGTTTCATTGGATCGTCCTATTGATTACAGAGACTCTGCGGAAAGAGTTTATCATACAAATGAAGGCGCAGACACTGGGTCTGATTCATTACACAGGCAACCGGTAAATGAAGGTAATCGTTATGCAAATACATATCCGTACTCTACTAAAACTGGTCACTTTCCTGATGATgacaaagaaacaaaacaaGAAGATTCCCATAATCCATCGCATCTTCCTTTTGTTTATTGTGACTCTGATAAAGCTAAAGACCATGCTATAAAATCCTCGCGTAGTCAAAATTTACAACAAAACATTATTGGTGATCATAAATCGAAATATACTGTTacggaaaaaaaagaaagtgcTTATATTGAAACGCAAGTTAAGGGCAAGGGGGATGAAAAAAAGCCGAAACCAACTAAGGAAAAGTCGGAAAATAGTAAAGATCTCATAATGAACGTTATTCAAGACATAACAAATCGGTATTCTAAAAAATACACCGAAAAGACTCAGCGCAagaaatgttttaaagaaattatATCATTATTGAGTTATTTATTGGACACGGAAGACAGCACGGATACAGAGACAATTAGGGAAATTAAAAACATGATCACTGCAAGTAGCAGTTCGGAACTAGATTTTGCTTGTCATTTAAAGAAAGATAAGACGGAGACTGAAGATACCGTTAGTGAATATGAGAATAAACGACGTCCAAAATCTCCCACACATCGTTCAAAATCACCTAAATCTCGACCAACATCTCCTACTCGCTCGAAACCATCTAAGTCGCGACCAACATCACCTACATCTGAATGTGCAAAACCACCTAAGTCTCGAGGATCATCACCTAGTTGTGCAAAACCACCAAAGTCTCGATCAACATCACCTAAGTCTCGACCAAAATCACCTACTACAAAAGAAATGAAATCGGTTGGAACTTCCAATGATGCAGAAGATGTTTTTATGACATCCAGTAATTCTTATTACCATGAAACAAAGCGGTTAGTTCATAAAGGCATTCAGATATCgacaaaaaaatcgaaatctaGTAAATTCTATACCGAGTCTTCAGATGTGCCGAAATCTACAGACATTACATACACATCTTCGGATTCAGCGACTTGCAAAGTTCTGAATAAGATCAGGAAAGAATGTGAGAAATATCACCAGAAGCGATGCAAAGCTCATAATAATGCTACGAAGAAATGTGAGTGTACAAGCACGACTTCCCTAAGTTGCGATCAGTGTAAGCGCGTGCATCATTGTATATGTAGAACGCACAAATGCAAAGGGCATAGACCGAAGAGCGTCTCTGAGAAACCGAAGAAGAAATGTGTTGCTTACAATTTGATTATACAGACTTCAGAGAGCATGATCAGTGAAGAGACTAAGTTGGACAAAAATTTGAGGCCTTTGAAAAACATTATTGTGAAAGTGCCACCGAAGCGTAGGCCGTTAGATGATGTACCACATAAGCTACTGAGTAGTCCACGGGCTAGTGTAAAGGGGCAGAGATCCAGGAGTCTTCCCAATGAGAATTACGTGTCTAGTACTGACGATGGTACGAAGACGCAAGTGTTCACCGTTAGAGACTACTTAGAAAAGAATCGTCCTGACTTCGTCGATCAAACCATGCAGCGGCAGAATTGTTTGAAGATTTTAAGCGAGGCTAG GGCAAATGAACGCGCGATCCAACGTGAACTGTTGTCTATGCAAGTGCAAATGGATGGGGAACCGTCAATGAAGTCTCTCAGCGAGTCCGACTTGCGGAAACTGGCCCGCAAACTCGGCCTCGAACTACGTCATAGACAag TACCGCCAAAATTTATCAGTGAACATGATATGAAGAAACACTCCgagaaaatatacaaaaaactgCCAGAAGTGTTGAAGAAGAAGGAAGATCTTAAGAAGGAGAATATTAAGAAGACCAATTTGCTGATGGCCAGTATATTTAAAAAG